CAAAGGAGTGAGTACATATGCAGATGGAGTCGACAAGACTGGTGATCCGGGATTTTGAGGAGGAGGATTTTGCTAGTATTCATGCCTATGCCTCTGACCCATTAGTGACCGAGTATACGATGTGGGGACCGAATACGGAAGAGGAAACTTTAGAATATTTAAAGGAAATCCACCAAATGAAAGAGCAGAGCCCCCGTGACAGCTATGAACTGGCGATCGTGCTAAAAGATAACGGCCAGTTAATCGGCGGTGTAGGTATTCACCGATCCAAGACAAACGCAGAGCTTGGGTACTGCTTGAATTCCGCCTATTGGCGACAGGGTTATGCTTCAGAAGCTGCTAGCGTGATGTGCCGTTTTGGTTTTCAGGAGCTGGGAGTTCATCGGATTTACGCCACCTGCAGGCCGGGAAACATCGGGTCAGCTGCGGTTATGCGCCATATCGGAATGAAGCAGGAAGGGCTTCTTCGTCAGCACCTATGGTTTAAAGGGGCTTACCATGATTCCTATTTATTCTCCATCCTCAAAGATGAATTCGAAGTTTAAATCTATCACATGGTTAAGGAGCTTCTGCCTGTATGGATAATACCCTATTGTTGATCCGTCATAACGGAATTTCGATTTACGAGGAAGCGTCAGGTAAAGTGTATTATACGAAAGAGAATCATGTGTCCGTTGTTGTTCTGGCTAAGCATGGCGATCAACTGCTGTTGATCCGTCAATATCGCGCCGCCGTGGATGACTACGTCATTCAGTTACCCGGTGGTGGCGTAAGCGAGGAGGAGGATCTGGAATCGGCAGCACGCCGTGAGATGCTGGAGGAAACGGGCTGCACCTGCGGCAAACTTCATTATCTGGGCAAGCTCTATCCGGCGTCCTGGAGATGCAATGAGATTGCCCATGTTTATTATACGGATGAGGTAATCAGTCAAGCGGATCAGCAGCTCGAGGGATACGAGAACATCGACGTAGTAAGAATGAGCGTAAAGGATTGCCTGCACCGGATTAAGGAGAATGAGCTTCAGGACTCCGAGCTGGTCTTTGCGATGATGCAAGGTCTGCTCAAGGGATTCATTCAGAATAATTAATGGAGGTTTCATATTAAATGGAGTTTGTTGTGATTTTCATGACCGTGTTAAGTATCATCGTTGCCATCATTGTCATTCGTTACGCGATCAATTCATCCAAAATCATCATTAGAATGGATGCCATGATACAAGAGATGAGAATGCTTCGAAAGGATGTAAATGAGCTTAAGGAGAACAAGCATATCGTGGATAAAAGAGTATAAGTCGATCTCGATCCACCATGAACTATAATCCGTATGAAGAGCCGTGCCGATACAGAACTTGTCTGTATGGGGCGGCTCTTTTTTTCGTGAATGATGGACAAATTCATCATTTATGCCGCGGTGACAAACTTGGCGGCCTTGGAACGAATATAATTCACTATGAGCATAAAGGAGTGTTCGACCCATGGGAAGGCATCTGCTGATCTATGATGTGGAGTGGTGGATTTTAGGTAAACATGCAAAGGTCATTCAACAGTTTCACCCATCCCTGGATCTGATGTCCATCGGGGAATTGGATCGGTATCTGGAACGGCACAGCAGTGAGGATATGAATCAGGCCTATGACCGAATCGGTGCAATGTGCTTGGGAATCGCAGCCTATTGTATTTTCAAGCATATTCGTATCAACGCCTCGGCAGCGGTCTCTTATTATTATTTCAGTCAGAATTACGAAACCTTTCGCGAATGGATCGGTGACGAACTGATCCCCGACCCGGAGTTTCTCAGGCTGGTCATTCCCCGAATCGGCGTAATCGGTGCGATGAACCAACAGCTGACCCAAGCGCTTAGACAGGTGGCTCCGGAGGCTAAAGTGGAATATATCGGGCATTTTGTAGACCATCGGTTATTCCAACCATGCAAGATATTGAGCAGGGGTAGTGCTCCGTTTGTCATAGGCTGGGCCGGAGATCCTGCGAAACGATCCAAAAATTACGCTACGTTATATAAGCATATCCGTGACCATTTCCGCCAAGATGAACGGATTCGATTTATTGAAACAGCCGGAGCTTACTCCTATGAAGAGATGCCTAAATTTTATCATCAGCTGGACCTGCTGCTCATCACTTCGGCAAATGAGGGCAGCGCGGCTCCTGCACTGGAGGCCTACGCATGCGGGGTACCCGTGTTAGGAACAAATGTGGGTAACATTAAGGCTGCGGCTCATCCGGATGCGCACGGCTTGATCTTGGACAGTGACAATCCGGAGGATTTTATCAACATGATCGATCAATGGATGGGACAGCGGCGTAAGCTGGCTGACATCGGACAGCAGTGCAGGCACTACATTGAGTCATATTGGACGATAGAACAAGTAATAGAGCGCTGGTTAAGGGTGTTATTCCAATGGGAGAAGCAGCCGTGAAGGAGGGGAGCCTGTGTTAGATCGAGTATCCGTGCTGATTCCGTATCAATCGGATGGAAACGGACCCAGAGATACAGCGTTTGAGTGGGTATTGGGCTTCTACGCACGGATGATGCCGGAAGTCGAGGTATGTGTAGGCGAAATAGCGGACGCAAGGGAGCTCTTCAGCAGATCCAGGGCGATCAATCGTGCGTATCACCAGTCTACCAAAGACATTATCGTGATTGCGGATAGCGATATCGTCTACGACCCGAATCTGTTGAGGGAATCCATTACTTACGTGAACAGTGGGCAGTGGGTCATTCCCTTCAGCCGGATCCTTCGTTTATCCAAAGAAATATCGCATCTGCTGCTGCAGCAAGAAAACATATGGCCATTGACCGTTAAAACTGAAACAGCCGCGGAGCAGGCGACCGCATTTGTTGGCGGATTTAATGTGCTTGGCCGCGAAGCCTATGAAACGGTAGGAGGATATGATGAACGATTTGTCGGTTGGGGCGGGGAAGATGAGGCTTTTGCCTATGCGCTGGATACTTTGGTCGGCAGCCATATCCGCCTGGGAGGGGAAATGGTTCATTTTTGGCATCCATTCGTAGGACCTGACGGGAATCCCAACTACGATTCCAATTATGCACTGTATCTGCGCTATCTAAAGGCGCGCGGCAATCAGGAAGAGATGCGGCTATTGATTCAGGAACCATCTTCTCAATAAGGAGGGGCGAATAGCTTATGAGGCTGTCAGTTATTGTACCGGTATTAAATGAAATCACCTTCGTTCCATTGTATATAGAAAGTGCCATCCGTTACGCGGATGAGATTATCATTGCCGATGGTGGCAGCACCGACGGGACCATTGAGGAGATCGAGCGTCTTCAGCAGCGCTATGCGATTCGACTGTTCCATGTCCAGCAGAGCGGAATGCCATACACCGAGGATTGGAACGAATCCGTGGTCCGTAATTTTTTGATTGATCAGGCCCAAGGAGACTGGATCATGAATCTGGATATCGACGAGCTGATGGATGATCGATTCGCTGATGTTTTGCCAGAGCTCGTGAACCGTCAAGACGTGGATATCTATCAGTTTCCCTTCGTTAATTTCTGGGGGGATCCGTGGACGATTCGGATGAATAGCCCTGGCGATGAGCGCTGGTCCAATGATATCACCCGAATGTGGAGGGCCAAGCAAGGAATACGCTATCGTGATGAGAAGCATCACTGCACGCTGGAAGCTGCGGATGGCCGGAGTATATGGAGTATCCCCCGCGGGCGATGCGATGTGAACGTGTATCACTACCACTATG
This Paenibacillus sp. JZ16 DNA region includes the following protein-coding sequences:
- a CDS encoding GNAT family N-acetyltransferase — protein: MQMESTRLVIRDFEEEDFASIHAYASDPLVTEYTMWGPNTEEETLEYLKEIHQMKEQSPRDSYELAIVLKDNGQLIGGVGIHRSKTNAELGYCLNSAYWRQGYASEAASVMCRFGFQELGVHRIYATCRPGNIGSAAVMRHIGMKQEGLLRQHLWFKGAYHDSYLFSILKDEFEV
- a CDS encoding NUDIX hydrolase, whose protein sequence is MDNTLLLIRHNGISIYEEASGKVYYTKENHVSVVVLAKHGDQLLLIRQYRAAVDDYVIQLPGGGVSEEEDLESAARREMLEETGCTCGKLHYLGKLYPASWRCNEIAHVYYTDEVISQADQQLEGYENIDVVRMSVKDCLHRIKENELQDSELVFAMMQGLLKGFIQNN
- a CDS encoding glycosyltransferase family 4 protein, which encodes MGRHLLIYDVEWWILGKHAKVIQQFHPSLDLMSIGELDRYLERHSSEDMNQAYDRIGAMCLGIAAYCIFKHIRINASAAVSYYYFSQNYETFREWIGDELIPDPEFLRLVIPRIGVIGAMNQQLTQALRQVAPEAKVEYIGHFVDHRLFQPCKILSRGSAPFVIGWAGDPAKRSKNYATLYKHIRDHFRQDERIRFIETAGAYSYEEMPKFYHQLDLLLITSANEGSAAPALEAYACGVPVLGTNVGNIKAAAHPDAHGLILDSDNPEDFINMIDQWMGQRRKLADIGQQCRHYIESYWTIEQVIERWLRVLFQWEKQP
- a CDS encoding galactosyltransferase-related protein, with the translated sequence MLDRVSVLIPYQSDGNGPRDTAFEWVLGFYARMMPEVEVCVGEIADARELFSRSRAINRAYHQSTKDIIVIADSDIVYDPNLLRESITYVNSGQWVIPFSRILRLSKEISHLLLQQENIWPLTVKTETAAEQATAFVGGFNVLGREAYETVGGYDERFVGWGGEDEAFAYALDTLVGSHIRLGGEMVHFWHPFVGPDGNPNYDSNYALYLRYLKARGNQEEMRLLIQEPSSQ
- a CDS encoding glycosyltransferase; the encoded protein is MRLSVIVPVLNEITFVPLYIESAIRYADEIIIADGGSTDGTIEEIERLQQRYAIRLFHVQQSGMPYTEDWNESVVRNFLIDQAQGDWIMNLDIDELMDDRFADVLPELVNRQDVDIYQFPFVNFWGDPWTIRMNSPGDERWSNDITRMWRAKQGIRYRDEKHHCTLEAADGRSIWSIPRGRCDVNVYHYHYALGNKIKYNDNRRGDVNVQMNLGQPDWTFKPEAYDIVTKPYEGKHPEVIMNYLNRRDALGS